A part of Cervus elaphus chromosome 11, mCerEla1.1, whole genome shotgun sequence genomic DNA contains:
- the LOC122703064 gene encoding basic proline-rich protein-like, translated as MRRRGVRCLPGGAPSPPPTPRLPFPPAPWGAGSEGEVTPSGHRRVQLAWVAGSRAREAPGQAPGEPQGPDRGIRGRGVPHPAQGTPPPPAPRGRARVTRHQQGAPFAKDAGPILQTRGPGWGSVPEGQSPALRARSPPGSLRSLRVAPPPAPLSPREARAPAFPAPAPPPGPQPELRAPRSLRTHRPIRGAHAPLPPPRQGARAPPARWETEARRQTAPPGPGSESARTGAPDAQPAPDRGRPSQPAPRDAGLRLRPGALRQEPTRAAGQLRPPSSAPQAPEESPNCMVTAGVSQARPLSCPGPFARLQRGLKQPQVVEPPPSDGHAALPTPLAWVCSLPRGPETPRRKASLHSPGCWVGVLQVHEEGAFGQSQQLQGIRFRPPLGLPRESRAAQEGVRRQGHHRTSSPSTGHGAAGPPSAEYGGGAGQVGVQIGPPQRVPLAKSGEPLPRALAPSSLRPVPAGLPLPYLLLPVPQLSHGHLCRLPGPGVGPAAPRPPPRGASGGRPPVRSAGACSWAMGPAASGQGGSSRAEEGRLFMLLSRCTSGRNAGWVGASGDPSSDRGPWLDILVKQGAGTAREIPPECCKQEGTCSRFLGQGGVRAQLPRSAVRPAELGFARTQKVAQTLTPTQPEAQGSARAPGWGKQWTSGPAGLGPICIRMGRLRPKGERDSPQSAQPTGSGTPTAPGPPPDQLCPAAAPTGPRLAARLARPVASNPPTPESQVLEPQRQMPEMG; from the exons ATGCGGAGACGCGGGGTGAGATGCCTCCCTGGGGGTGCGCCCTCTCCACCGCCCACCCCACGCCTCCCCTTCCCCCCTGCACCGTGGGGAGCGGGGAGCGAGGGTGAAGTGACCCCCTCCGGCCATCGAAGGGTACAGCTGGCCTGGGTTGCGGGGTCCCGGGCCCGCGAGGCTCCGGGCCAAGCCCCGGGGGAGCCGCAGGGTCCGGATAGGGGGATAAGGGGCCGCGGcgtcccccaccccgcccagggaacccccccgccccccgcaccccGTGGCCGGGCCCGGGTCACCCGTCACCAGCAGGGGGCGCCCTTTGCCAAGGACGCTGGGCCCATTCTCCAGACCCGGGGGCCGGGCTGGGGGTCGGTGCCCGAGGGGCAGAGCCCGGCGCTCCGGGCCCGCTCACCTCCGGGCTCCCTGCGGTCGCTCCGCGtcgcccccccccccgcaccccTATCTCCGCGAGAGGCCAGGGCCCCCGCCTTCCCggccccagcacccccacccggACCCCAGCCCGAACT CCGGGCACCCCGCTCCCTCCGCACTCACCGCCCAATCCGGGGCGCGCACGCGCCGCTGCCGCCACCGCGCCAAGGGGCCCgggccccgcccgccc gttgggaaactgaggctcggcgGCAAACGGCGCCCCCGGGGCCGGGCAGTGAGTCAGCTAGAACCGGGGCTCCTGACGCACAGCCCGCCCCCGATCGCGGCCGCCCCTCCCAGCCCGCTCCCCGGGACGCAGGGCTGAGGCTGCGGCCAGGTGCCCTGAGGCAAGAGCCCACGCGGGCCGCGG GACAGTTGCGACCACCCTCGAGTGCGCCTCAGGCCCCCGAGGAGTCCCCCAACTGCATGGTCACCGCGGGGGTCTCCCAGGCCCGTCCTCTCTCCTGTCCAGGCCCCTTTGCACGTTTGCAACGTGGGCTGAAGCAGCCCCAGGTGGTGGA ACCCCCACCCTCGGATGGCCACGcagctctgcccacacccttggcctgggtgtgttcATTGCCGAGGGGTCCTGAGACCCCCAGACGGAAAGCTTCTCTGCACAGCCCGGGGTGCTGGGTGGGCGTCCTGCAGGTACACGAGGAGGGGGCCTTCGGGCAGAGCCAGCAGCTCCAGGGCATCCGGTTCAGACCTCCCTTG GGGCTTCCCCGGGAGAGCAGGGCGGCCCAGGAGGGGGTCCGGCGGCAGGGTCACCACCGCACCAGCTCCCCTTCCACAGGTCACGGAGCTGCTGGGCCGCCCAGCGCCGAGTACGGGGGTGGAGCAGGCCAGGTTGGCGTCCAGATCGGGCCTCCCCAGCGGGTGCCCTTGGCCAAG TCAGGGGAGCCTCTGCCGAGGGCACTCGCCCCGTCCAGCCTGCGCCCCGTCCCTGCGGGGCTGCCCCTGCCATACCTGCTGCTGCCCGTGCCCCAGCTCAGCCATGGCCACCTCTGCCGCCTCCCCGGGCCGGGGGTGGGCCCTGCCGCCCCTCGCCCGCCGCCTCGGGGCGCCTCTGGAGGCCGCCCGCCTGTCCGGTCTGCGGGAGCCTGCTCCTGGGCCATGGGGCCGGCCGCCTCGGGGCAGGGAGGCTCCTCCCGGGCCGAGGAAGGGCGGCTTTTTATGCTCCTGTCCCGT TGCACCAGTGGCCGCAATGCTGGCTGGGTGGGTGCCTCGGGGGACCCGAGCAGCGACCGAGGACCCTGG ctCGACATCCTGGTCAAGCAGGGAGCTGGGACAGCTCGGGAAATTCCCCCGGAGTGCTGCAAGCAGGAGGGAACCTGTTCACGCttcctggggcagggg GGGGTCAG GGCCCAGCTGCCCAGAAGCGCTGTGCGTCCTGCTGAGTTGGGCTTTGCCCGCACCCAGAAGGTGGCCCAGACCCTAACGCCGACCCAGCCCGAGGCCCAGGGGTCAGCTCGTGCCCCTGggtgggggaaacagtggacgtCAGGGCCGGCTGGGCTCGGCCCCATCTGCATAAggatgggaagactgaggcccaAGGGGGAAAGAGACTCGCCCCAG TCTGCCCAGCCCACTGGTTCTGGGACCCCCACTGCCCCGGGGCCCCCTCCCGACCAGCTCTGCCCTGCTGCAGCTCCGACAGGGCCCCGCCTGGCAGCCAGGCTGGCCCGGCCCGTGGCCTCAAACCCCCCCACACCCGAGTCTCAGGTCCTGGAGCCTCAGAGGCAGATGCCGGAGATGGGCTGA